CGATCAGAAGATCACCGGTTTTGCGGTCGTTGCAGGCGACCGTCATGCGTTTTATGCCGGCTTGGCCTCCAAGGCGCTGCCGCCGAAAAAATTCGAACCGTTAGGCGTGGAATTCATCACCGGTTCCATCTCACAGCAGACGCTTTTTGAAGTCATGGAATTCGCCATGAAAAAAGATCATCCGAAACGTGTACTGCACCTGATCGATAAACCCGATGGTACGGTAATTCCTTCGATGAATGTTACCGCTTTGCATGGAGTGCTCTCGACTCTGAAGTTAAAAGAAACCGGAGATATGAAGCAGGCCCGTGCCGTGCGCAATCCGGACGTGGCGCCGCATTTGTCATTGCTCGATTACGGTGGGCACGGCTATGCCTTGGTGACCGCCACTGCCGATCAACTCTCAACGGAGTTTGTATGTATCCCTCGGCCTTTTGAGCGCAGTGAAAGTCCTGATGGCGGTCCTTTGGCTTACCGTATCGTACATCGGGCACGGTTATGGAAAGCGGGCGAGACGCCCAAGCTTGAGCAAGAAATTCTTGAAGGCGACCCGCAGTATTGCATCTGAGTTATTGCTTGCGTATAACACGCGGCTCATCTGTTCGTATAATGCTCGTGAAGTTTGAAAATAGGGTTTTTATTACGCATTACTTCTTGATATGCCCGAAATGACAGAATTAATTCCGACAATAAACGAAATCGTTAAGTATGGACTTCAACCTAACTTGACAGAGTCTCACAAAGAAAAATTGCTGGAAAAAAATCTCGTAAAAATTTACGATCTATATTTTGACATAGAATACAAATTTGACGAAGCAAAATTTCCTAACTTTGACAATTCGCAATTTCCAGAAATCAGACAAAATGTTGCATCTAATTTCAAGGATTTCGGATTCTACAAAACCGTTCTTGATATCAACGACATTGATAACTTAAAGGACAACGCGATTGGTGATGCAATTGATGATCTTTCTGATATTATCCTCGATCTTTTAGAAATTAAATGGCGAATTGAAAACAACAGTTTAGCAGATGGGCTTTGGTTTTTTGAACTTATATTTTACAGCCATACACAAAAACACATCCTCGACTTGTTGAACTATATGAAACAGAAGAATGGATAGACATACGGTATATACTTAATTCATATCCTATGAACGTACAAGCTCAAATCAAAAAATATATTACCGGCCAGCCGGAACCAAAACGTAGCGACATGCAGGCATTGCATCGCATCATCATGCAAATAATGCCGGCATGTAAATTATGGTTCCTCGATGGTAAAAACAGTGACAATAAAACTGTTTCTAATCCGAATATTGGATATGGATTGTACACGATAAAATATGCTGATGGAAAAACCCGGGAGTTTTATCAAATCGGTATGAGCGCTAACACAACCGGAATCTCGGTCTATATCCTCGGTATTAAAGACAGAACCTACTTGGCCAAGACATATGGAAAAAAACTTGGCAAGGCGAGCGTGAGCGGGTATTGCATCAAGTTCAAAGCGTTAAAAGACATGAACATCGATGTACTTGAAGCGGCCATACGATACGGAATTAAGGCAACAAAATAACGGCGAATACCACCGCGTTCAATCGTACGTTCGTGCCCTCCGGCTGTTAATTCATCATTCACAAGCTTGCATATGTTGTAACAATGCGCTAATTTAGTTCAATAATAAGTTGAGGTCTTGACATGAAAAAAATTGTTGCACTTTCA
The DNA window shown above is from bacterium and carries:
- a CDS encoding DUF5063 domain-containing protein, whose product is MPEMTELIPTINEIVKYGLQPNLTESHKEKLLEKNLVKIYDLYFDIEYKFDEAKFPNFDNSQFPEIRQNVASNFKDFGFYKTVLDINDIDNLKDNAIGDAIDDLSDIILDLLEIKWRIENNSLADGLWFFELIFYSHTQKHILDLLNYMKQKNG
- a CDS encoding DUF1801 domain-containing protein translates to MNVQAQIKKYITGQPEPKRSDMQALHRIIMQIMPACKLWFLDGKNSDNKTVSNPNIGYGLYTIKYADGKTREFYQIGMSANTTGISVYILGIKDRTYLAKTYGKKLGKASVSGYCIKFKALKDMNIDVLEAAIRYGIKATK